AAATTTAGGTAAGGTTTTCGGGACGAAAGAACTTAGGTCCCCCTAAACATGTTCAGCAACACAAAATAATTAGCTCCATATGAAgtaaagagaataaaaaagtGAAACACTAATGCTCTAGTGACCACATTTTGGGTGCCATGTAAGGTGTCAATGTACTGGTAGAATGTGCCCCATTTATCCTGTAGTAAAGCACATTCtacaaacaaaaatgctactcacacaacaatccaaacacaacctctcacatacatgtggaccccacacacactactatgtgaGGGCCCCacatgtatatgtgtgtgtggggggggggggcggccacATGAATttatgtgagagattgtgtttggtgttgtcTGTGTAGCATTATTGTTCTACAAATGCAATGGTGACACCTCACACGGTATCCAAACTTTGTCCCCGAACATGGTCATCGTAGCATTGTTGAAAGTGAAAAAAACCAACTACCACACATACGAACCAAACAATCCAGATCCAGCACGAGCGTCTCTAGCTGAGGGACTACCTTTGAAAGATCGTGAAAGTTTGTCGAAACTACACTCTCACAGTAATGGCCCCCCATGGATAACTCAGAGAGCATGGGAACATTCTTAAGAGGATTGCATAAATTTGGACCAAAGAACTCAAATGATACCAGATTCGTAGCCGAAATCTCCACATTCCGCAAATTAGAACAGAAGCTAAGCTCCAAATACTTTATCATGAAAGGACCAGCTATTATTACATTAACCAGAGACGGTGAGTACGACACAGATAATTCTTCAAGCAACGGACAATTAGATAACAAATGAGTGAGAATATCCTCACTCAAATCCACTGATTTCAATCGGAGGGCAGTCAAGGTATTTAAACTTGAAACACCAATAGGGCTCAATGGAAAAGTGTAATAATTGAGGCTCTGCCGACTACCAGAATATACCGTCAGGTCCAATTCAAGCTTTTGAACTCTCCTTTCTATTGCAAAGTTAACCCATCTATCAAGAATACATGCAAAATCCTTATCCAAATCAAAGCACACCCTAAACTCCTTTATGGTTTGTCCCTGATAAAAATTCAAGACCTGATCAACCCACTTTACGTATTTGGCCCTTTCAGTCTCCAACGGCATTGTCCTCATCGCTTTTATCATGCGCAACATTGTCTTTGAACCATCAAAATTCAGACTACCCGTAAAAAGCTTCCATGAATTTATCCACCTCCGAGAAAGGACACTAGTGCTTCCTGCTTCTTTTATTGGCAGGAGGGACAAGATAATACTCACAATTTCATCTGGCAATGCACTAACCCGATCCACCATGTTATGTCCTTCCCGCCAAACTAATTAGTGCAAACAAAAAAGCTATTCACTTAGTGGTGTCACCCTGTTTCCAAACGGATCAAGCACTAGCAAaacagagaaaataaaagaaacatagAATAACATTGGAATTAGAAAGAATGcattcttttatatatataaaaaatttaattaaagaGAATTTTAGTTGTGCTGCATACGTAGTGCCACATGCCTTGCTTTCTATATTATTTATGCTACAGTTTTTATACGGATGAATGGTGCACGGAAAGGCCAAAACAATTATCACAATGGCGTCACTGCCTTGCAACTGTGAAGCTATGTTACGCGGACTCGCCATTTTTGGTGGAGTACCCGTgtcgacccgacccgacccgacccgggTACGGGTGAGAGATTCGTACGGGATCCGGTTGAAAAAATCTGGACACGTGAACTTTGTGCAGGTTTGGTTGatcgaggaagaagaagaagagaacaagagggagaagaagaagaaaggaagaggaaaaaggaGTAGTACCGGGAGACATAGGCGTGGAAGACGATAGTTGTGGAAGACGATCATGGAAGCATGTGGAAGAAGACAATCGAAGAAGAACGTGGctgttttttctccttttatgaTTTAGGGTTTATTTTATCCTTTTGGGCTGCCAATTGGGCTTGTTAGGTTGTATAATGTACctatttattctttttgggCCACTATTGGGCTTATACATTTGGGCGATTAAGTTGGTTCCATAATTTTTTATGGGCTTCTATTATCATTTTATCACAAAACAAAGAATCCATAAATAgattttctaatattttagatattaaattataaataatagtaatacattaattaaaaaaataaattcgacGAAACCCGTATCCAAATTTCGATACATATCCCCGAATCCTCTATTTTCAACTTTGAGATGTTCGACCCTTAGATATGTACCTGCACCCGATTCCTATACCCGAGTCCGAGCAACATAGCTGTGAAGTATAAACCATAAATGTTACATGAAAGAGAAGACCACCAACTTCAACTAATTATTAAGTTTATGAAGTGGTTGTATGAACTTGCAAAGGAAGAACAATTATTCACCTTCTATGCTacaaagggaaaagaaagagcCTTTTGTTCTATGATTTACTCCAGTAAATGTGTACTAAATATCCTATTCACAATGCTCATCGCCTCCTCTAGCCCCTTGAATtcacatgaaaaataaaagcataGATGGACGATATTTACAGTAACAACGATACGTAGAACATACATAAATAGACATTTGTTTGAGAATGTATCTACATTCCAACATCTGTGACAGGTTACAAAAAGCTATAACTGGAATGAGCAAACGCCAAGGATGGCTTTCTAGTTATGACCCTTTGATGAGAGATATAGTGAAAGCCCATTATCAACTCTACTTGGATGCAAGAAAACAAGCTAGAATTGGAATTTTTAAACAGCAATTGGGAAAAGATCAGGCAGGCTCAACCCCACATCTATGTGACAGGCCAACTCTCTTCATTTCCGATCATCATACTTTTTCCGCCTGGCCATCTATTTTACATGAACTCAAGTGTAGATGTTGGGTGCGAGTATGTGTCTAAGTATCAGAGTCattcaaatttcatttcaagGATATAGGAATACACCGTAATATTTAAAATCCGAAATATGTAACTTCCATTTTTTAGAATCTTAAATGGTGTTTACTAGTTGTCTTTAGACCTTTTCATGCATGTTATAGGAAAATATGAAGTAGACATGTCCTACACGGATCTCATTCCCTCATCCAATATATAACTAATAAACCACAACTACACTCAGTGACATTTCTCAGGTTTGCAACCAATGGCTATTACCATTCCTCGCCCTATTGAGAAAACTAAGCCTTTTACCTCATAGATGTAAAAAGGGACTAGCCAAAAAATTAATCCGATTGTGTGAGGGATAAGCCAAAGTAAAGCCTCTAACaacgaaaccaaaaaaaatgattagccAAAGCAAACCCTCAAATAACCCATAATAAAGGAATCAATCTTTTACAGCCGCAATGGCAATTAGACCAAGAGAAACACAAcaaatatcaaaataatataACCAGCACATCTTCAACCTCATTACAGAACATCAATATCAGCAACCAATTGCACAAATTTATAAACATTCTTAATACCTACTAATATTTGTTTGATTCTCGTGTTCAACTTTAGGGACGCAGCAGCTATGGACTACATTCTTGAGAACAGTCTAGTTTTATTCACTctgtttcttggttttttttccttctacagAAAACCTATATGTATCGACCAACTCCCCACATAAAACGTACCGagggccgcgccgggccgtctctggccatcggacggctgatcggagccgtccaaaaattctcaaaaaaaaaaccgagcgGGGGGACATATACATACGCGAAAAAAAGGGTGTTTGATCTAACACACCCAACACCCTACATACATTGGATGCCATTAATTCTCGAGTTgacccctcggttttttttttttagaatttttggacggctcggatcgactgtccggtggccagagacggccggCGCGGCCATCTACATATAGTAGGACTCATAaaaattgttccaaaaaaaaacgtaaGAATACCAGCATAAACGCAAACATACACGGAGAGAGAGACATAGAGACAtcgagagagacagagaaagatctagagagaaagagagagaaaaatcgaaACACACCTGCCGGTCGGAGAATCGATGAAGGTGTTTGTTCTTTCAGGGACTTTGCAAGCTCTTtgggaagggggggggggggggggagggggcgGCGGCTTGGGGCGCTTTGTTGCCGAATGAGGATgttggggtgggggggggggtcGGTCGGGGAAGAGCGCCGAATGAGGATGTTACTTGGAGGTTGGGTGTTACTTGGACGCTGAACCTGCAGCGCCCAAAAAGGCCTGGAAACTGCAgcccccaaaacgacgtcgttttgggggcAAGTTACAGGCGGCCGAGGCAGGAgaaggaaaaatggaaaaccTGAGGGgaggaaaattattcagtgcttttGCCTCCACCAATTCTTATAAGCCCGCATCTTATTTTATGTTCCCAACAATCAATCTCTCGCCCAAACCcacttcctctttctttctttctttctccattATTCTCTCAAAGCTCTCCCCTCCAGAAAATAGTTCACCGATTGTGTCCATTTTTAAGACCTTGAAGATGATTTTCGTCTATTTTTGGCTACATCAAGTTAGAACATCGGAATAAAGAACAAATTCATCCAAAAAAAGGCTGGATCGTTCACATTTAAACAGTCAAACAGTAGTCTAGATTGATTGTGGGAAGAATTTGTAATTATATGATTGGATGTTTTATGAGGTTATTTTGTTGATACTGCACAtaatttgtagagagagagagagattgagagaatGGGTCTTCCACTCTGTTTCTTAGATGCCATTCTTGAAACTTGGGAGTTGAGAAATTAAAAGAGGAACAGAGGGGAATGAGAAAACAGACAgatttttgtgggtttggtGATTGGGTTTCAGGGAAATGCATGTGTTCGGGGGGGAGAGAAAGAGATTTAAGGATAAAAGAAGATGCGGGCTTACAAGAATTGTGGAAGGCAAAAGCACTGTATAATTTTCCTCCCCTTCACGTTTTCCACTCTTCCTCCTCCTGCCTTGGCTGCGTGTAACTTgcccccaaaacgacgtcgttttgggggaTTGCAGTTTCCAGCCCTTTTTGGGTACTGCAGAGACTCGGCGTCCGTGTTACCTGGGGTGCTTTGTTGCCGAATGAAGCcatcaaaataaaacaaagggcaaattatagttaccccctctaactaaccctCACATACACTTATctccctctaacttttttttttggcacttaaccccctcaaactaactgaacttcaaacggtcataacttcaaacggtcataacttcttcgtccaaaatcgaaaatatgcaaattatatatcgatttcgaggtcttgaagtcatctttctaatgacaccaaaatcacatcacgattcaaagcacatagaaagttatgatcaaaagagtaagggctggtagacagaaagaccgttttgatcataactttctgtgtgctttgaatcatgatgtgattttagtgtcattagaaagctgacttcaagacctcgaaatcgatatataatttgcatattttcgattttggacgaagaagttatgaccgtttgaagttatgaccgtttgaatttcagttaatttgagggggttaagtgccaaaaaaaaagttagaggtgGGTAAGTGTACACTagggttagttagaggggggtaactataatttgccctaAAACAAATCATCCTAAgttctaagaaaaaaaaattaagtgttttaagtTTAAATcagtgagaagattttatttttctgatcattttattctaaagagtcataattaaattttgactatacggctctcgttaattagttctaagaaagtcgtagaaccaaatatctcttagggttaactaacgagagcccgccctagagccaaaatttaattatgactctttagaataaaatgatcagaaaaataaaattttcccaccgattcaaacggattaaaatttggaacacttaattttttaactatatttttaatatataaattgtctAAAGAGGTATACgttgaaaaattaatatataaaaaattaagtgctctaattttcaatccatttaaaccggtacgaagatcgtatttgtaacaaccctgatttttggtaaataaaaatttcgttaaaaatttgaatttttattacttggattacttttgaaatccctttttaatttctaaaaatccgtcataattagattttagccctttaaaaattcatttcttgattaCAAGTCCTACTTGGCCAAtatagttagtttctaaccaattagttggaaaAACCTAattaccaattcatctagttactttctcctaaccctagatgagccttttgaaccttcttgaatcttttgaacctttcaaaccctaataaaaccttttggacctaggttattattatagacacacacacacacacacacacacacacacacacacacacacacacacacacacatatatatatatatatatatatatatatgactagtCAATCAAGTTATATTTGTCATCttggatctttacccattggacgataaaagttagaaaaacttttattcattggacaatagactttctattaaaaaaatatctatgttagattgttaagtacaaatatatagctatatataggtatatatacacatgcctaaaaggATATATAAGCATTATTTAAGTAGATATTACTTCACTCCATTAACA
This DNA window, taken from Rhododendron vialii isolate Sample 1 chromosome 8a, ASM3025357v1, encodes the following:
- the LOC131298097 gene encoding F-box/LRR-repeat protein 13-like, yielding MVDRVSALPDEIVSIILSLLPIKEAGSTSVLSRRWINSWKLFTGSLNFDGSKTMLRMIKAMRTMPLETERAKYVKWVDQVLNFYQGQTIKEFRVCFDLDKDFACILDRWVNFAIERRVQKLELDLTVYSGSRQSLNYYTFPLSPIGVSSLNTLTALRLKSVDLSEDILTHLLSNCPLLEELSVSYSPSLVNVIIAGPFMIKYLELSFCSNLRNVEISATNLVSFEFFGPNLCNPLKNVPMLSELSMGGHYCESVVSTNFHDLSKVVPQLETLVLDLDCLGDLSSFVPKTLPKFRNLKQLELKIGAYADKSILFVSHLIDVSPCLYKLVLKIRFFQASIWNTQKADIACLGGKRKEVTSGRFESLEVVEIVGWVGNAADMELAVYLLEKAVSLDKMIIDPGHPTLLIRSVFQESRKKGEDAARERAKQLERKLPAGTKLVIY